CGGGGGCGACGTTGTTGGCCTTGACGTAGTTGAGATACGTGGTCCACCAGCTGTTGGAGGAGGTGGGCTGGCCGGCGATGCTGGGGCCGACGATGAGCTGGCCCGGGAACGCCGCCCGGACGCGGGCGTAGAACCGCGACCACATCTGCAGGTACTGCGCCTGCGAGGCGCCCCAGAAGCCGCTGCCGTCGGGCTCGTTCCACAGGTCCCACTGGACCGTCATGTTGTTGGCTTTGACGTCGCCGATGAGCTGGGTGACGAAGTTGTCGAACTGTGTCCAGTTTCCGTTGTCACCGGGCCAGCCCACGTGGGTGGTGCTGTCGGCGCCCCACAGGTCGTGCGGCAGGATCACGAAGGTGCCGCCGAGGGCGGCGGTGCGCTTGTACTGCGCCAGGGTCGAGTTCCAGCGGGTCTGGTACTCGGCGAGGCTGGTGGCGTAGCCGCCGCTGTTGAGCTGGGCGCCGCCGGCCCGCATGAAGTGCCACTTGATGTCCTTGAAGAAGTGGTCCTGCGGGAGCGAGCCGTTCGGCGTCATGCCGTAGATCATTCCGGAGGCGCGGTAGGTGGGGGCGCCCCCGGCGGTGGCGAAGTCGACGGTGACGCTGGTGTCGGCGGCGTGCGAGGAGGTGGCGGGGAGCAGGCTCGCGGCCAGGGTCGTCAGCAGGACGGCGGCGGTTCTGAAAAGTGGGCGTGGTGAACTCAGGTACATGTGCGGCTCTTTCACCTGGGGAGGGAGGGGGAGGTTCGCTCGCTACTTCTCGGCGAGCGGGGTGACGGCGATCCGGTCGATGACCGGTGCGTACGGGGAGCGCTGGTCGTACTGGTTGTAGGTGTCGCCGTTGAAGTCGGGCAGTTCGGCCGCGGTGAAGGAGAGCCGGTTCGCGCCCTTCTGCAACGTCACCGGGACGGTCAGTTCCCGGAAGTCGTCGAAGTGGAAGGTCGTCGGGAACAGCACGCGACGAGCCGGTCCGCCGTTGACCGAGAGGTCGGCGTGGCGGGCGATCGGGTCGGGGTTGTAGTGGGTGGCGGGCGCCTGTTCGGCGTTGGAGTAGCGGATGGTCACAGCGTGCCGGCCGGAGTGCTTGGCGACGACGTCGACGGTGAGGGCGTTGGCCTTGCCGTCGCCGACATCGGTGACCGCCTTGCCGCCGGACGCGAAGGTGTAGGCGTCGGTGACCTTGGCGGCGCCCGTCAGCGCCCCGTCCTCGGCCTGGTACACGTCGGTGGTCAGAGCGCCGCTGGAGGACATGACCCGCACCCGGTCCAGCACGAGTTCGTGCGAGGCACCCGTGACGGTGATCTTGTTGATGCCGCCGGACAGGAACATCCGGACCCGGTCGGTGCCCTTCTTGCCGCCCCCGACCTGGGAGACGTGGAGCTTCTCGCCGTTGAGGGACAGGTTCGCCCGGCCGCCGCCCAAGTGGTTCACGGACACGGTCGATTCATGGTCGGTGGGGGAGTAGACCCAGAAGGTCGCGGAGTCGCCCTTGCCCAGCGGCACAGCGCCGGGGCCGGAGGTGCCGCGGTGGGTGTAGCTGGGCTGCGTTCCGGAGAGCGTGGCGTACTCGGCCTCGTAGACCGCCGGCGCGGTGACGTGCTCGTCCCGCAACGACAGGTCGACCTTGTCGATGATGGCGTCGCCCTTGGTGACGCCCAGGTCCGCGTCCTTCGCGGCGAGCGTGATGCGGTGCTTGCCCGCGGTCAGCTTCACCGTGGTGTCGGTGTGGCCCCAGACCACCCACTTGTAGCCGAGCGGCAGCCGCAGCTCCTGCGGGTCGTTGCCGTCCACGCGCAGGAAGACGTTGGTGGGCCCCTGCTCCTTCACCAGGCCGTACAGGTTGTAGGAGTTGGCGAACACACTCAGGTCGTACGTGCCGTCCTTCGGTACGTCCACGTCGAAGCCCAGCATCCCGTCGGAGCCGGTGCGCAGGCCGCCCACGTTGTAGGCACCGGAGGTCGCGAACCTGCCGACGTTCGAGGGCGTGCCCTCGGGGCCGTTCTTCGAGTAACCGCCGCCGGTGTAGGCGGCGTTCTCCGCCTCGTACGTCTTGCGCCAGCTGACGGAGGGGTCGTCCGGGACGCCGCCGTTGCCGCCGGGGGAGAGGATGACCTGGTAGGCCGACATCTCGTTCATGCCCGTCATGGGGAGCGTCACGGTGCCGTCCGTGCCGACCGCCAACTCCTCGTCCGCAAGCCGCAGCGGCTGCGCCGAGTCGCCGACCTGGCCGGTCCAGGGGATCTCCTGGACGGTGGCGTGCACCGTCCCGCCGAACAGCTTGGGGTCGATGTTCTTGAAGACGACGTTCGCGTCGCCGCTCCTGCCGCCGAAGATCGCCCTCGACTGCTTCTTGCTCTCGTCGAGCGTGGCGACGCCCTGGAGGGTGTACTGCTGGTTGGGGTGCGGGGCGGTCACCTCGACGGTGTGGCCGGACATCTGGCCGTAGGCGTTGAACAGCCACCACTGGCCGTTGCCCTTGTTGGCCTCGACGGCCGAGTCGTTGAGGTTGCCGTCGATGTTCCAGTACGCCAGGTCCGCGTCGATCTTGGACTCCTCGATGGCGGAGACCCACTGCACGACCTGGCCGGGCACGGAGAGGTGGTAGTTGTGGCCGTACTCGTTGACATTGATCGGCAGCGGGCCGACGCCGACGTCCTTCTCCATCTGCCGGTACTTCGCCACGTTCGTGCGGACCGCGGCGGGCGACGACAGCTCGTGCCAGGTCATCACGTCCGGTACGACGTCGTTGGCCTTGGCGTACTGCAGGAAACCCTTCACCTGGTCGTAGAGGACGCTGGTGTTGGGGCCGGCGATACGGGCCTGCGGGTCGAGGCCCTTGATGAGGTGGTAGACCTCCTTCCAGGCCGCGAAGTAGTACTGCGGGTCGTTCAGCCAGGACGTCTTGTTGTAGCTCCACTCGCCCGTGCCGAACATGTTCCCTTCGGGCTCGTTGAAGGGCACGAAGACGACGTGGTCCTTGTAGTCGCCCATGGTCAGGACCTGCTGGACCTGCTTCTTGATCTTCGCCTCGAAGTCGGCCAGCCGCGCCGGGCCGTCGGCGCCGGGCCACTGATAGGGGAAGCCGCGGTAGATGTCGGTCATGTAGATGTAGACGTCCTTGCCGCCCGAGTCCACGAACGGCGGCAGGACCTCCAGTGCGTCCGCCCCTGGATGCTGGGGCCCGTCCTGCGCCTTGGTCGAGACCGTACGGACGTGCATGCCCTCGACGACGTTGCGGCTGGGCGCGCCGTCGCCGTAGATCCCGTACAGCGAGCCGGAGGCGCCGCCGTGGAAGGCGCCGGTATCCGTGGCGAGGTCGATCGTGAGCTGCTCCGGTTCCGCCGCGCTTGCCGTGCCGGCGGCGGGCATGGCGAGCAGGGCGGCGAGGGCTGCTACGGCGGTGGCACCGGCGCTCGCTCTTCTGATGCTGCGTCTGCGTGGCACTGAAGTCTCCGTTGGGTGATCCGTGTCATCCCGAATACGAACCGGTTCGATCAACGCCAGGCTGGGTGTACCTGCAACTGCGAGGCCCAGCTCGGGGAATATGGCGATGACGAACGGCTCTGTCGAACCGGTTCGCCGGAAGCTAGCACCACGGGAAACAGGCCAGCAATACCTCTGACACGGATCGACGGGCTTGTTTCCGGCGGGTTGCACGAAATACGCGCAAGGCATTGACACCTGTGTGGAGTCGCTCCTACCTTCCAGTCACGCGAACCGGTTCGACAGTCGGCTCGCGCTCGAACCGGTTCGACGAAGGAGCGCCGTGAACATCGGAGAGATCGCCAAGCGGGCCGGTGTCTCGCGGAGCACCGTGTCCTACGCCCTGAGCGGCAAGCGCTCGGTGTCGGAGGAGACCCGCCGCAGGATCCAGCAGGTCATCGACGAACTGGGCTACCGGCCCAACGCCAGCGCGCGTGCCCTGGCCAACGGCCGGACCAGCACCATCGGCCTGGTCTTCCCGCCGGCCGGCAACCACTACACCGGGATGCAGCTCGACTTCATCGGCAGTGTGGTGGAAGCGGCGGCGGTTCACGACTACGACGTGCTGCTCTCACCGAGCGGCGTGGACAGCGACCGCTCCTTCCAGCGGCTGCTGGCCGAGCGGCGGGTGGACGGCGCGATCCTGATGGAGATCAGGCTCCAGGACGACCGCGTCGACCATCTCGTCGCCGAGAACTTCCCCGCCGTCTGCATCGGCCGCACCGCACGACCGCACGGTGACTGGTGGGTCGGCCTGGACCACACCGCGCTCGCGGCGGCCTGCGTCCACCACCTCGCCGATCTGGGCCACCGCAGGATCGCCTTCGTCAACCGGCCCGAGCATCTGCTCCGTGCCGGGTACGAGTCGGCGCACCGCGGGCTGGACGGCTTCACCAAGGCCGCGGCCGAGCGCGGGCTCACCGTACGCACGTACAGCTGCGGTGACGACGCCTCCTCCGGTCAGGCCTGCCTGGAGCGGATCCTGCACGACGATCCCGCCACCACAGGACTGGTCACACTGAACGAGGCCGCGCTGGGCGGTCTCTACCGGGGCCTGGCCGTGGCGGGCCGTCACGTACCGCGCGACTTCTCCGTCACCGGGGTCGTGGCTGGGCGGTGGGCGGAGACGGTGACCCCGCAGCTCACCGCGGCGGACGTACCGGCGGAGCAGATGGGGCGCCTCGCCGTCGACCTCCTCGTCGAGCAGCTCGACCATCCCGACGCGACCCCGCGCCACCACCTGCTCGCGCCGCCCATCTCGCTGCGGGCCAGCACCGGGCCCGCCCACGTACTCCCGGGACCCGGGTCCGAGTGAACAGCTGACCCCGAACTCCCCCGACCTCGCACACTTCTGACTCCTCGACACCATCACCTCGGCGGCCCGTAGTCCTCGTGGACCATCCACGCCGCTCCTTCACCGGCCCTGCACGGCCGGACATCTCCCGACCTGCCTCTCTCTTCGGCATGCCCTTGCCCAAAACATGCCGACATCCCAAAGGAACGCGACATGAACAGACTTGCCGGCCGGCGGCTCACCGCCGCGACCCTGACCGTCGTCGCCCTCGTCACGGGCTCCACCGCCTGCTCCTCCGGCGACAGTTCGTCCGCGAACGGGTCGGGCAGCGGCACGTACACCATCTGGGACCCCTACCCGCAGTTCGCCAAGGGCTCGGCGTGGGCGAAGCTGCTCGACGGCTGCGGCAGCAAGGCGGGCGTGAAGGTCAAGCGGACCGCGTTCGACACCAGCGACCTGCCGAACAAGGCGCTGCTGGCGGCCCAGCAGGGCAACTCCCCGGACGTGCTCATCGTCGACAACCCCGTGGTGTCGACCCTGGCCGAGGCCGGCATCCTCACCACCACCGAGGACAACAAGCTCGACACCTCGAAGGCCGACCCCAACCTGCTCGCCGCCGGCCAGTCGGGCGGGAAGACGTACGGAACGCCCGTCGGCGCCAACACCCTCGCCCTCTACTACAACAAGAAGGTCCTCAAGGCCGCGGGCGTCGACATCGCCTCGGTCAAGGACTGGCCGTCGCTGACGGTGGCACTGGAGAAGGCCAAGAAGGCGGGCAAGAAGGGCATCACCTTCTCCGCGATCGGCACGGAGGAGGGCAGCTTCCAGTTCCTGCCGTGGTTCTGGGGTTCCGGCGCGAAGCTGACCCAACTCGACTCCTCCCAGGGCGAGTCGGCGCTGTCGCTGTGGAACGACTGGCTGAAGAAGGGCTACGCCCCCAACTCGGTGCTCAACAACACCCAGACGACCAGCTGGCAGGAGTTCGCGACCGGCGAATACGCCTTCGCCGAGAACGGCACCTGGCAGCTCGCCAACGCCAAGAAGGCGGGCCTCGACTACGGCGTCCTGCCCATCCCGGCCGCCACCGGCGGCAACGCGGCGGCCCCGACCGGCGGCGAGTTCGTCACCATCCCGGTCCAGGACAAGACCGACCGCTACGCCACCTCGCAGAAGCTCGTGTCCTGCCTGACCAGCAGCGAGAACCTCCTCGCCACCGACACCACGCTCTCCTACGTGGCCCCGACGAGTGAGGTGCAGGACAAGCAGGTGGCGGCCAACGACGAGTTGAAGCCGTGGGTCGACGCGGTCAAGGCGGCCAAGGGACGCACCAGCGACGACCTCGGCACCAAGTACCCCAAGATCTCGGAGCAGATGTGGAAGGCGGTCCAGTCGGCCCTCAGCGGGGCGAAGTCCCCGAAGGACGCGCTCGCCGCGGCCCAGGACGCCGTCAAGTAACGGAAGCACAGGGTCTGTTGATGAACCGCACCACACACCCGCCGGACCGCCGGCCCGCGCTCGACCGGACCGGGGCGGCCACCGCCGCCCCGCCCCCGGCCCGCACCGCGCGCCGCCGCCCCACCTCACAGCAGTGGGCCGCCTGGGCCTTCCTCACCCCGGTCACCCTCTACCTCGCCCTCTTCTACGCCTATCCGCTCTACCGCAACCTCGACCTGAGCCTGCGCAACTACACCGTCCGCTCCTTCGTCCAGGGCGACGCGCCCTTCACCGGCCTCGCGAACTACCGGAAGGTCTTCGACGACCCGACCTTCGGCCCGGCGCTCACCCACACCGTGGTGTTCACCGTCGTCTGCCTGTTCTTCCAGTACGCCATCGGACTGGCCCTCGCGGTCTTCTTCAACCAGAACTTCCGGCTCTCCGCGACCCTGCGCGCCCTGTTCCTCGTACCGTGGCTGCTGCCTTTGATCGTGTCGGCCTCCACCTGGTCGTGGATGCTCAACAGCGACTCCGGCATCGTGAACACCGCCCTGCACGCCATCGGCATCAGCCCGGTGAACTGGCTGACCTCGCCGTCCTGGTCGCTGACCTCGGTGATCATCGCCAACATCTGGATCGGCGTCCCGTTCAACCTGGTCGTCCTGCACAGCGGGTTGCAGGCGATCCCCAGCAGCCTGTACGAGGCCGCCGCCCTCGACGGCGCCGGAGCCTGGCGGCGCTTCTGGCACATCACCTTCCCGCTGCTGCGCCCGGTGTCCGCCATCACCCTCCTGCTCGGCCTGGTCTACACACTCAAGGTCTTCGACATCATCTGGATCATGACCAAGGGCGGCCCGGCCGACGCGTCCACCACCTTCGCCACCTGGTCCTACCAGCTCGGCTTCGGCAACCTCCTGCCGGCCTTCGGCCCCGGCGCCGCCGTCGGCAACCTGCTCGTCGTCGCAGCCCTGGTCTTCGGCCTCGTGTACCTGCGGGTCCAGCGAAAGCAGTACGCCTCATGACAACCGTCACGAACGCACTCCGCCCGCGCCGGGGACGCAGCACCTGGTGGAAGACGGCCACCGGACTCCTGCTCACCGCGGTCATGCTCTTCCCGGTCTACTGGATGCTCAACGTGTCCTTCACCCGCGAGCAGGACATGCGCAAGAGTCCCCCCGACCTGCTGCCCCTGCACGGCACACTGGAGGGCTACCGGGCCGTCCTGGACCAGCAGTTGCCCTACCTCGGCACCAGCCTGGTGATCGGCATCGGCACGGTTGTGCTGACCGTGGCGCTGGCCGCCCCCGCGGGCTACGCGCTGGCCAAACTCCGCCCACGCGGCGGCGGCGTGCTCAGCTTCCTCTTCCTGGTCGCCCAGATGATCCCCGGCATCATCATGGCGATGGGCTTCTACGCCATCTACCTCAGCCTCGGTCTGCTCCAGTCGGCGCCCGGCCTGATCGTCGCGGACTCCACGCTGGCCGTCCCCTTCGCCGTACTGATCTTCACGGCTTTCATGTCCGGCATCCCGGGCGAACTGCTCCAGGCCGCTCAGATGGACGGGGCCGGCCCCGTGCGCACCTTCCGGTCGATCGTCCTGCCCATGAGCCGCAACGCCATCGTCACGGTGTCGCTGTTCGCCTTCCTGTGGTCCTGGTCCGACTTCGTCTTCGCCAGCACCCTCGCGGGCGGCGGCGCACACGAGCCGATCACCCTCGGCATCTACCACTACATCGGCAACAACAACCAGCAGTGGAACGCCATCATGGCCACCGCCGTCGTGGCTTCGCTGCCGGCCGCGGTCATCCTCGTCCTCGCCCAGCGCTACGTCGCCGCCGGCGTGAGCGCCGGAGCCGTCAAGGACTGATCCCTGCGCTGATCGCCGGTAATTCCTGCTCAAGAAACGAGTAACGCTTGATGACCGCCGCCCGATCCGGCCCGGCCTTCTCCTTCCATGACATTCCGTTCAGCACGCACGGCTCCTGGTTCGGCATCTCCCCCGTGCTCGCGGAGAAGACGCGCGCCGAAGACCTCCATCTGGTCTCCCACCAGAACGGCATGCACCCGGTCCTGCGCCTCGTGCCCCTCGACCCCACGACAGGTGAGCGGACCGAGACCGCTGTGACGCCGACACCGAGTCTGCTCAGCTGGACCCACGGGGGAGGACGGATCGACCTCGCCTACGCATCGCCGGACACCGTACGCCTGCGCGGTGAAGGAACGAGCCTGCGCGTCGCAGCTGCGGCGCGGACGCTGACACCCTTCACGGGCACGTACTTCTACCGGGACCCGGTGGACGGGGCGTACGTCTTCACCTCGTACGAGACCGGCCGCCGCTACCGGGTGACCGTGCTGTCGGGAGTCGTGAGCGATGTCTGCGGAGGCCAGGCCCTGGGCAGTGCCGAGCGCGGTGTCACGATCGGCGCGAAGGCGGGCGGGACCTGGGAGGCCGCCATCGAGGAACTCGACAGCGCACGGCGCCCCTACACAGCCCGGACGACGTTCGACGCGGTCGTGACCGCTGCGGAGCAGGCCTTCGCCGACTTCGTCGACATGGTGGCGCCCTGGCGCTCGTCCCGTACCCCGGCCGCCGAACTCGCCGCCTACGTCGTCTGGTCGGCGGGGGTGGATCCGGTCGGCTTCGTCACCCGGTCCGCGGTGCTGATGTCCAAGCACTGGATGGACAAGGTCTGGAGCTGGGACCACTGCTTCAACGCCCTTGCCCTGGCGCCCGGACTGCCCGCGCTGGCGTGGGACCAGTTCTCGCTGCCGTTCGACCACCAGGACGAGAGTGGGGCCCTGCCCGACTCGGTGACCCACTCAGAAGTCCTCCGCAATTTCGTCAAACCGCCCATCCACGGCTGGACCCTGGGCCGGCTGCGCCGACGGCTCGCCGAGCCCCTGGGCCGCGAGGAACTCGCCGACGTCTACGGCAGGTTGAGCCGCTGGACGGAATTCTGGCTCACCGCGCGCCGAGCGCCGGGCGCTGCTCTGCCCCACTACCAGCACGGCAACGACAGCGGCTGGGACAACGCCACGACCTTCGACCCCGAGCGCGTCGTCGTCACCGCCGACCTCGCCGCGTTCCTCGTCCTGCAACTACACGAACTCGTCGTCCTGGCAACGGAACTCGGTCTCGCCGAAGAGGCGCGGGAGTGGCAACGCCTCGCCGAGGGGACTCAGGCGGCCCTGCTCGACGAACTGTGGACGGGGGAGCGGTTCATGGCGCGCGGCGTCGGCAGTGGCAGCACCTGGAGCAGCTCCAGTCTCCTCGACCTGATGCCGATCGCCCTGGGTGAGCACCTGCCCGAGGACGTCGCCAAGTCCCTGGCCACCCGCATCGAGGCACACCTGACCCCGTACGGCCTCGCCACCGAACTCCCCACCTCACCGCACTACCGTCCCGACGGCTACTGGCGCGGCCCGATCTGGGCACCCGCCACGGTTCTCGTCGAGGACGGCCTGCGCCGTGCCGGCCACCATCGCCTCGCCGAGGAGATCAGCGCCCGCTTCCGGGCGCTGTGCGAGAGACACGGCTTCGCGGAGAACTTCGACGCCCTCACCGGCATGGGCCTGCGCGACCGCGCCTACACCTGGACAGCCAGCAGCTACCTCCTCTTCGCCGAGGCATACGAACTCCGAAGCCGCGCTTAAGGAGCGGGTGCGAGGGCGCGGTCGGCGAGGAACCCCGTCGAGGGCGGGGCCCCGCGGGGACCCCACCCTGACTGTCGGGCTCAGGCCGGGTACGGCAGACCGGCCTCCGAGGTGCCGGCGGGCCAGGTGTACACGGTTGCGTCCGGGCCGCCGATCCGCAGCTGCCACGGGTGCGGGCTGTCGGTGGTCACGTGCAGGCGGTCGCCCCGGCGGCGCAGCTGGAAGCGGGCCGTCTCACCGGGGCCGTCGGTGCGGGGGATCACCACGGTGTGCTCGGCGCCGTCGGCGAAGGCGTGCACCCGCAGTTCGACGCCGTCCGCCCATGCGGAGACCGGGTGCTGATCGTCGGCGGCCATCGGGATGACCGAGTCCGGGCGGGCCAGCAGCGGCAGGGTGTGGAAGCCGTGCTGCTCACGGGCCCAGCGCGGACCGGTGACCTGAGCACCCGTCAGCACATTCGTCCATGTGCCTTCCGGCACGTAGTACTCGACCGTGCCGTCCTCGGTGAAGACCGGGGCGACGAGCAGGTCGTCACCGAGCATGTACTGCCGGTCGAGGGTGGCGGCGGTCGGGTCGTCGGGGAACTCCAGCACCATGGCGCGCATCACCGGGACACCGGTGCTGTGCGCCTGCTGCGCGGCGCGCTGGAGATACGGGGCGAGGCGGTGCTTGAGCAGGGTGAACTCGCGCGTGACGTCGACGGCCTCCTCGCCGTAGTCCCACGGCACGCGGTACGACTTGCTGCCGTGCAGGCGGCTGTGCGAGGAGAGCAGCCCGAACTGCACCCAGCGCTTGAACACGGCCGGGGTCGGGGTGCCCTCGAAGCCGCCGATGTCATGGCTCCAGAAACCGAAGCCGGACAGGCCGAGGGAGAGTCCGCCGCGCAGCGACTCGGCCATGGCGCCGAAGTGGGACTCGCAGTCGCCGCCCCAGTGCACCGGGTACTGCTGACCGCCCGCCGTGGCCGAGCGGGCGAACAGCAGCGCCTCGCCCTCGCCACGCTCTTCCCTCAGCAGCTCGAAGACCGCCTGATTGAACAGGTGGGTGTAGTAGTTGTGCATCCGCTCGGGGTCGGAGCCGTCATGCCAGACGACGTCGGTGGGGATGCGCTCGCCGAAGTCGGTCTTGAAGCAGTCCACGCCCTGGCCGAGCAGCGTCTTCAGTTTCCCGGTGTACCAGTCGCGCGCGGCCGGGTTGGTGAAGTCCACCAGGGCCATGCCTGCCTGCCACAGGTCCCACTGCCATACGCTGCCGTCGGGGCGGCGTACGAGATGACCCTCGCGCATGCCCTCCTCGAACAGCGGGG
Above is a genomic segment from Streptomyces sp. R21 containing:
- a CDS encoding amylo-alpha-1,6-glucosidase encodes the protein MTAARSGPAFSFHDIPFSTHGSWFGISPVLAEKTRAEDLHLVSHQNGMHPVLRLVPLDPTTGERTETAVTPTPSLLSWTHGGGRIDLAYASPDTVRLRGEGTSLRVAAAARTLTPFTGTYFYRDPVDGAYVFTSYETGRRYRVTVLSGVVSDVCGGQALGSAERGVTIGAKAGGTWEAAIEELDSARRPYTARTTFDAVVTAAEQAFADFVDMVAPWRSSRTPAAELAAYVVWSAGVDPVGFVTRSAVLMSKHWMDKVWSWDHCFNALALAPGLPALAWDQFSLPFDHQDESGALPDSVTHSEVLRNFVKPPIHGWTLGRLRRRLAEPLGREELADVYGRLSRWTEFWLTARRAPGAALPHYQHGNDSGWDNATTFDPERVVVTADLAAFLVLQLHELVVLATELGLAEEAREWQRLAEGTQAALLDELWTGERFMARGVGSGSTWSSSSLLDLMPIALGEHLPEDVAKSLATRIEAHLTPYGLATELPTSPHYRPDGYWRGPIWAPATVLVEDGLRRAGHHRLAEEISARFRALCERHGFAENFDALTGMGLRDRAYTWTASSYLLFAEAYELRSRA
- a CDS encoding LacI family DNA-binding transcriptional regulator; translation: MNIGEIAKRAGVSRSTVSYALSGKRSVSEETRRRIQQVIDELGYRPNASARALANGRTSTIGLVFPPAGNHYTGMQLDFIGSVVEAAAVHDYDVLLSPSGVDSDRSFQRLLAERRVDGAILMEIRLQDDRVDHLVAENFPAVCIGRTARPHGDWWVGLDHTALAAACVHHLADLGHRRIAFVNRPEHLLRAGYESAHRGLDGFTKAAAERGLTVRTYSCGDDASSGQACLERILHDDPATTGLVTLNEAALGGLYRGLAVAGRHVPRDFSVTGVVAGRWAETVTPQLTAADVPAEQMGRLAVDLLVEQLDHPDATPRHHLLAPPISLRASTGPAHVLPGPGSE
- a CDS encoding cellulosome protein, which produces MPRRRSIRRASAGATAVAALAALLAMPAAGTASAAEPEQLTIDLATDTGAFHGGASGSLYGIYGDGAPSRNVVEGMHVRTVSTKAQDGPQHPGADALEVLPPFVDSGGKDVYIYMTDIYRGFPYQWPGADGPARLADFEAKIKKQVQQVLTMGDYKDHVVFVPFNEPEGNMFGTGEWSYNKTSWLNDPQYYFAAWKEVYHLIKGLDPQARIAGPNTSVLYDQVKGFLQYAKANDVVPDVMTWHELSSPAAVRTNVAKYRQMEKDVGVGPLPINVNEYGHNYHLSVPGQVVQWVSAIEESKIDADLAYWNIDGNLNDSAVEANKGNGQWWLFNAYGQMSGHTVEVTAPHPNQQYTLQGVATLDESKKQSRAIFGGRSGDANVVFKNIDPKLFGGTVHATVQEIPWTGQVGDSAQPLRLADEELAVGTDGTVTLPMTGMNEMSAYQVILSPGGNGGVPDDPSVSWRKTYEAENAAYTGGGYSKNGPEGTPSNVGRFATSGAYNVGGLRTGSDGMLGFDVDVPKDGTYDLSVFANSYNLYGLVKEQGPTNVFLRVDGNDPQELRLPLGYKWVVWGHTDTTVKLTAGKHRITLAAKDADLGVTKGDAIIDKVDLSLRDEHVTAPAVYEAEYATLSGTQPSYTHRGTSGPGAVPLGKGDSATFWVYSPTDHESTVSVNHLGGGRANLSLNGEKLHVSQVGGGKKGTDRVRMFLSGGINKITVTGASHELVLDRVRVMSSSGALTTDVYQAEDGALTGAAKVTDAYTFASGGKAVTDVGDGKANALTVDVVAKHSGRHAVTIRYSNAEQAPATHYNPDPIARHADLSVNGGPARRVLFPTTFHFDDFRELTVPVTLQKGANRLSFTAAELPDFNGDTYNQYDQRSPYAPVIDRIAVTPLAEK
- a CDS encoding extracellular solute-binding protein, giving the protein MNRLAGRRLTAATLTVVALVTGSTACSSGDSSSANGSGSGTYTIWDPYPQFAKGSAWAKLLDGCGSKAGVKVKRTAFDTSDLPNKALLAAQQGNSPDVLIVDNPVVSTLAEAGILTTTEDNKLDTSKADPNLLAAGQSGGKTYGTPVGANTLALYYNKKVLKAAGVDIASVKDWPSLTVALEKAKKAGKKGITFSAIGTEEGSFQFLPWFWGSGAKLTQLDSSQGESALSLWNDWLKKGYAPNSVLNNTQTTSWQEFATGEYAFAENGTWQLANAKKAGLDYGVLPIPAATGGNAAAPTGGEFVTIPVQDKTDRYATSQKLVSCLTSSENLLATDTTLSYVAPTSEVQDKQVAANDELKPWVDAVKAAKGRTSDDLGTKYPKISEQMWKAVQSALSGAKSPKDALAAAQDAVK
- the yicI gene encoding alpha-xylosidase yields the protein MKFTDGYWLMRPGVTACYATEVADVRADEHRMTLYAPVKHVDRRAGILNSALLTVECWSPAEGVIGVRATHHAGSVRRAPEFALPGAQPDAGKVRRDGAVVELSAGELSLRVDTSQPWHLEFTAGGRMLTSVNERGTGFVTDAAGRHFMLGQLSLGVGESVYGLGERFTPFVKNGQTVDIWQADGGTSSEQAYKNIPFHLTNRGYGVFVNHPGKVSYEVGSESVGQVQFSVEDQSLEFFVVYGPTPKEILARYTALTGRPALPPAWALGLWLTTSFTTDYDEATVNRFVDGMAERGIPLSVFHFDCFWMRGYQWCDFDWDSETFPDPEGMLARLKERGLKISAWINPYIAQKSPLFEEGMREGHLVRRPDGSVWQWDLWQAGMALVDFTNPAARDWYTGKLKTLLGQGVDCFKTDFGERIPTDVVWHDGSDPERMHNYYTHLFNQAVFELLREERGEGEALLFARSATAGGQQYPVHWGGDCESHFGAMAESLRGGLSLGLSGFGFWSHDIGGFEGTPTPAVFKRWVQFGLLSSHSRLHGSKSYRVPWDYGEEAVDVTREFTLLKHRLAPYLQRAAQQAHSTGVPVMRAMVLEFPDDPTAATLDRQYMLGDDLLVAPVFTEDGTVEYYVPEGTWTNVLTGAQVTGPRWAREQHGFHTLPLLARPDSVIPMAADDQHPVSAWADGVELRVHAFADGAEHTVVIPRTDGPGETARFQLRRRGDRLHVTTDSPHPWQLRIGGPDATVYTWPAGTSEAGLPYPA
- a CDS encoding carbohydrate ABC transporter permease, which gives rise to MNRTTHPPDRRPALDRTGAATAAPPPARTARRRPTSQQWAAWAFLTPVTLYLALFYAYPLYRNLDLSLRNYTVRSFVQGDAPFTGLANYRKVFDDPTFGPALTHTVVFTVVCLFFQYAIGLALAVFFNQNFRLSATLRALFLVPWLLPLIVSASTWSWMLNSDSGIVNTALHAIGISPVNWLTSPSWSLTSVIIANIWIGVPFNLVVLHSGLQAIPSSLYEAAALDGAGAWRRFWHITFPLLRPVSAITLLLGLVYTLKVFDIIWIMTKGGPADASTTFATWSYQLGFGNLLPAFGPGAAVGNLLVVAALVFGLVYLRVQRKQYAS
- a CDS encoding carbohydrate ABC transporter permease, which translates into the protein MTTVTNALRPRRGRSTWWKTATGLLLTAVMLFPVYWMLNVSFTREQDMRKSPPDLLPLHGTLEGYRAVLDQQLPYLGTSLVIGIGTVVLTVALAAPAGYALAKLRPRGGGVLSFLFLVAQMIPGIIMAMGFYAIYLSLGLLQSAPGLIVADSTLAVPFAVLIFTAFMSGIPGELLQAAQMDGAGPVRTFRSIVLPMSRNAIVTVSLFAFLWSWSDFVFASTLAGGGAHEPITLGIYHYIGNNNQQWNAIMATAVVASLPAAVILVLAQRYVAAGVSAGAVKD